The following is a genomic window from Molothrus ater isolate BHLD 08-10-18 breed brown headed cowbird chromosome 19, BPBGC_Mater_1.1, whole genome shotgun sequence.
GGAAGGTGAGCCccatccttccctgctcctggctcctgaCCCACCAGTTAAGGCAACTAAACCCAGAGCCCTTTTGGCAATATCAGCTGTGCAACCATGCATTTATCTCCAGATAAATGGAATTGCAGTCAGGTTTCTGCAGCCAGGAACACACCAAAGGCCCTGAACCCTCCACCTGCCCACCTTGAGCCTTTTAATCGCCTTTGATCCAATCTGAACCAATTTGTCACCATTCAGGACACCAGGATGAGGGCCATTATGAAATGGGTCACTGTGATGGGTGATTAtggctgtggtgcagcacaATCTCTGGTACAGGCTCCTGGGAAAGGTCCTGACTCTCAATATCACAGCTTGGCTGCAgggcccatccctgctgcctctgttcTTTACAGATGGAGTTGTCACCTTGAAGAtaagctggggctgctctggggtgagTAGCAGATCCAGAGAGTCATAAAGAGGGAAGATGTTTTAGCTAATATCGAGGAACGTGTAGCTCAAGTTCCACTCAAGGATACTGAAGGTTCTTGGCCTCCCTCTCATGGGAGAAGTCAGTATTGCCTCCTGCCACACAGTCCTGCAGCGGGTGCCTGGAGGAAGTGCTCAGGATACTCGATAAAGCTTTAAAAGGAACAGCCCCGACCTTTTCTTTGCAATAAGCACACTCAGCACTGAAAGacgtttttatttttaaggcatGTTACAGCCTGATTGCTTTTAAATTCCATAATTCCATTTAGTTCAACCGGCCAGAGCATGATGTGAGCATGAAGGTTGTGGGTGTGATCCCTGTATGGGCCATCTGCTCGGTGATCCTTATgggttccttccagctcagaatattctgtgattctgtgaattagAGCAGTAGAGAGCACCACACTTGCTAAACCATTCCCTCCTTCCAACCATATCCTCAGGAGAGTCAGAGGGGCCTTTTGCCTTCCCTTGTTCTTGTGTCACTGAACTTTGGTCGCTCACAGGACTGCCAAACCTTCCATGCCATGCCTCCCACGTGCCCATTAGAAGTTGCTTTCTGCCATGCcagccttcccttcccctcagcAGAGTCCTGTCCCACACCATGCAGGGTCCTGACTGTGTCTGCCCAGCTgtttctctgcttccttcccagTCTCTATCACTTTCTCCCAtctgctctctctcctctcaTGACTGTAGAGCCCATGAGATGTCAAGGAGCAGCCCAACCATGACAGAAACTAGGTGGGCTGTGCAAATTTGCACAATAGCTTGTGATCAGACAAATTAAAGATCCAAAGACTTCATCACAGATTAATTTTCATATTGAAGATCAGCTAGTATTGTTGGAAAAAACGGGCAGTGACTCATAATTTTGTTTCCCACACAAAGAACTGGTGTGCCTGAAAAGCTtggctgcttttattttcctaccATATTATGCTGATAATTATTATGCTAATGAAAGACATGCTTTTACATTCTTCTTACACTTTTATCAACACTTACTTTTTAATCcgtgacattttcattttctagcCCAAAATTACTTCCCCTCTGTTAGAAAATACATTCAAGAGCCTATCTTTGACCTGGAAACAAGGCATGAAGGTGATTTATTACTCGAGCTCTGCTTCTTTTGAGATGAGGGGTAGGTACTCCCACAAAGACAACTCTTACTTCTCTGTGGCTTTATTTGCAGTAATTTCATCTCTTGTAACCTGCTCAAGGAAAGACTCAGTTAAAAATAAGATGAGAATGAATCCTCTCCACAAATGTGGGCACGTTTACATGTCCTCCACATAACAATTTAGCAAGACCCGATTCTGTCGGGTGCTGAGGGAACTGTATGAAATTGGTGGGAGACATGATCTCACAGAGGCTTGGTTTTGGTAAATATCACATTTCTAAAGGACCCACTTTCAATTAATCACTTATTATCACTTTTCATCATAAATAATCAGCGAACAATGGCACAATGCTATTCTTCTGAACAATATCCTTTTTGGTTCTCCAGACTACACAAAATGACTGAATCTCTTAAACACAAAACTATTCCTGAACCAttacaaaaatcacagaatggtttgggttggaagctGTTTTAAAACCCATCTAATTtagccccctgccatggcagggacaccttccactgtgccaggctgctccaagccctgtccaacctggccttgggcactgccagggatccaggggcagccacagctgcactgggcacctgtgccagggtttAACTCCCTCGAAATATCGCAGTGCTGCCCGGGATCGGGATCAGGATGGGGATTGTGATggggatcgggatcgggatcgggattGGGGATGGGAATCAGGGCCGGGATCGGGATCGAGATCGGTAGCAGAATCGGGATcgggaatgggatgggaatggggatcGGGGCCGGGAtcggggatgggatgggggataaggatggggatggggatcgGGGCCGGGATCGGGTTCGGGACTGCGGccgggatggggatgggaatcGGGGATGAGAATCGGGGCCGGGATCGGGATCGAGATAGCGGGATTGGGATCGGTAACGGGATGGCGATGGGGATCGGGGCCGGGATGGGGGAtaaggatggggatggggatcggggccggggccgggatCGGGAATCGGGAATCGGGATCGGGAATCGGGAATCGGGGATCGGAATGGGGGATCGGGATCGAGGCGGGGATTGGGATCGGGGCCGCGGCCCGCCCGCGTCCCGCCCTCTGTCCGTCCCTCTGTCCGTCCCTCTGTCCGTCCCCTCTGTCCCGCCCCGGCCATGGCGGCGCGGCTGTGGCGGCTCTGCAACCTCCTCATGGCCGCCTTCTTCGGGCTGGCGGCCGCCGTGCAGGTGAGGCCGGGGCTCCCCTCCCGTCCCCTCCGCTCCCCTCCCGCGGAGCGCGGCCTCGCCCggcccgggggctgcggggtcTCAGTGCGCGCCTCCCGCTGCAGGTGAACGACCCCGACGCGGGGCTGTGGACGGTGAGTACGGGCcgcccttccctccccttccctttcgGCACCTCCTGCCCCGAGGTCCCggcggccccagccccgctccgctAAAGCCCGTCCGATCCGGGGCTGCCGGAGGAAACGTCCCGGCTCCCAGCTGAGGAGCGGGCAGAGCCGGGAAAGCGATGTCTCTACTGCAGCGACGGCTGGAATCCCACCGTGCTTCCAGGATCTGCCTTGTTTCAGCCCAGATCTGCACCTGCCCCTGCAGAGCATCGCTTGCTGTGCAGAGCACCCCGAGCTGCTCCCGCTGCTCCTGCCCCGCTGTGCCCGTGGCCCTGGGCTCGCCTTGGGTCTCCAGCGGGAGCCTCCGAGGGAACGGGGAGCGAGCCCCGCTCCGGTGCCCGTCCTGCCTCGGGCactcagcatcccctgggctgggcactgcgGGCGGCAGGGACGGTCTGTGTGTGcgacaggagctgctggccgggcaggggctgccctgcgGTGTGTGAGCCCCTCTGACAGCGGCACCAAAGGGGACAAAACGCCCCAGCGCGGGTGGAGGGTCCGGGGAGGGTCAGGATTGAGGGAAGGGGCTCTGCAGTGCTTGGTCAGACAGCCAGTGTTCTGtaagccaggagcagaggaacaagggctggctgtgggctgATGGCCCGGGATTTTGGGTGGTGATGGTGAAGATGAGCACTAGCAGTGCCAGGGCATGCTGGAGGCGAGGGACTGggatctgctctgtgcctctgacAAACTGCAAAGGGGAaaagtgctgctgtggctgggcacTTCTGCTTCCTGAGCTTGCTGAGTTTTAATACCCAGTAGATTTATATCATTAACAGGTTGTCTACTTAGTGCCAGCTGCCCTGACACTGCTTGTCAGCATCAATCCTTCAATAACAGGTATGATACTGGTGTGCAAAACACCCTCTGCTCAAATTTTGCCCTCAAAAGgttgtggttttgctttttttttttttttttttttaattgagccACAGATTAAAATCAGCCTGTGTGGAAACACATCCTACTACCTTCTGAGGGCAAAAAACTGCAGGACTTAATTCTACACAAGCTGGTCATTGCTTTAGTGCTGGTGGCTGGTCATGCTGCAGGTGAGGAGAGGAGCCCAGCAGaaagcccagctgctggggtgggcCTGCCTTTGCACCCCAGTTCCAGCTTAAAGCCTTCTGGAGCAGAAGCCTGGGAGCATGCTCTGAACCTGGCTCAGTTGCTGACCTTAGCAATTGACTTTGTTTCGTTGTAAATCTGTGTTTTTGTTTATCTACCTCGTGCAAAAGCAGCTGAGCTTTGCACGGTCCCATGAAAGTGCTAAAGGTCTTGTTCAGTGCCAGGTATTgcagctgccccacagagccatgggcaggaacattCGAAGGCTGTGTTTCCAAGGGTGTGTGTTGGGGGAGCTAACAGCAGTTCAGAGGATCATTCAGATTAGATTTGTTTCAAGTCTTCAGAACATAGTTaagatttttgcattttaattcagtggaaataatttaaaataaggcAATTTTATGTACACAAAGTGACTGTATCTGTTCTGGATGAATACTTATGCTGAATAAACTAAAATCacacttaaaaaagaaaaccttcagGAGTGCATGGTATTGTCACAAATTACACCATTGCAGTCTCTTGGCATTCTGGCCACCTTAAGCATATAAAGTGGCCAAACATTCCTATGTTCAGAACTCATGAGGCTTGTGGTTTTGAATAGTTTTTGAATATTTCATTGGCTGGTCTATTGAATCTGCATGTTAATGTTAAACTCATAGTTAGGGTTTTCCTTATGCCCAGATCTGTGGAAAATAAAGATTATAATAGCAAAACTTCTGTGAAACTTCAGGTTTTTGTAAATTCACCAAGGGGTATTTGCCATTCAGGTCTGTGGAAGACCCAGATGGGTTTACTTCATTCTTCATGATAGTGGCTGAcagtctttttgttttttcccccagacaACGGTGTTTGGAGGAGCCTCTGTGACCTTCATTCTGCTGGCTGTGTTGTTGGGACCATTGCCTTGGCTTGCTCTTTGTTTGCTTATGCTCAAGGAAACATTTTCCATGAGGAGGAAGGCAGGTAAGCAGTGGGTTTTATGTGCCCCTGCCCAAATCCAGCTCACCAGGCCGTCTCCTCCTGGTGTCACCTTCCAAAACCTTATTTCCTGGGCTGTTGCAGTGAGAGCTGTTGGTCCAGAGGAATCAGACCAAAGATGCTCCAAACCAGTGACTGCTTGgacacagggaagggaacagtCATTGCCTCCCTGATTGTGGCAGGTAGTTGGATTTATTTGTCTGGCTTTCAGACACCAGGGCACAAGCACAGTGAAGcagttttgttctcttttcctggagctgtgggagtggTAATCAATGTTTTAAAAACTCTTGAGGTGATCCCAAATTCACGTTAATCTGGCATGGGCTGCTGAGTCCTCCAAGGTATCGAGGATGAGGGAGAATTTCTCACCTGGACATTCAGGAGTTGTTTAAAAAGTAGGTGCTTGTAAAGTACTGAGGTGAAGCCCTGGCAGCTACTTCTGTACCTAATCACAGTCTGGAAAACTGGGATGTTGCTTTGCTCTGTTTCAATGAGAGAAATGTGCCTGCTTTGCCTGTGTTAATTAGAGAAATGTGCTGTGGAATATAAATCCAGCAGTAGAACAAAACGTGGAGGCAGgaatttctgcagctgtttagCTGTCTTGTAGATTTGTGGTGTGAAGCAAAGTTGCTTTTTGTAAATACCTTTATAATTATAATCCTAGTAAAATATATTGAACTTCTCCAAAGGAGCAGCCACTACTGTTTTGGAGGCAAAATTTGTATTGTAGGAACATAAACATCTGTTTGTATTATTTTCTGatctgttttttgtttggctttttagAGAATTGTTTGGTCTGGTGATTATTACAATATGGATGAGTCTTTGTCGCAGTTCAGCAAAgtaagttttattttctctttttttataatGCATTCCAATGTTCCCATTTAGTGACTAGCTCCTTGAAAACACACAGTTGATTTTGGCAGcttgttttcctgtttcatgTCACCCTCTGAACCTTCCAGATGCCCAGGCAGTAGCAGCCTGGAGGATCTTGCACAGATAaaagctggggcaggggggaatGTAAGGCTACATGAAGCACTTTTTATGGCCTCCTGCCATAATAGGGGCATTTTCCCTTTGCTTAAGGTGCTTTATTTAATTCCAACTAGTTTCTGTAGCCTGAGTTGTCAGGAAATTCTTTGTGCCTCTCCAGTAAAAGACTGGTGATACATCCATAGGAGCCCCTCCATTAAAGTGGCCAAAGGCTCTCTGCTctttccagctgcaggcagatgtGAATGTTCTGTGGTGGCTGTAGCAGTGGCCAAGGACatcctgggctgtcccagccatggATGAGGGCagtgcctgtcccctgtgctggaaTTGCTGAGGCACCTCCAGTCCTGGGGTCAGGTTTGGACACCTCACTTCAAAAAGGACTTTGAGGGactggaagggaagggaacagagttggggaagggtctggaacacCAGGAGTCACCAAGGGAGCTGGGGTggctcagtctggagaaaaggaggctcagggaggagcTTTTCAGTCTaaaactccctgacaggaggatgcagccaggtgggggtgaggctctgctcccagggaacagtgacaggaccagaggaaacggcctcaagctgtgccaggggaggttgaGATTGGATCCtagggaaaattccttcactgAAAGAGAGGTCAGGcattggcacaggctgcccagggaggtggtggagtcaccattccttggaagtgttcaaaaaaaaccagtggatgtggcactgcaCCATAGGGTTTAGTGGGTGTGGTGGTCTGCAGTCAGAGTTGGACCTGATGATcatggaggtcttttccagcgTTAAAGATTCAGCGATTTGAAGCAGCTCTGTTGGATTTGTTCTTTCAGGAGTCCCCTGGGAGGAGCTCGTTTGGTTGCTGCAGTTGTTGTTGcccttttcccctttgtttCGTGGCTGTACGTTTATGTGAACAAAGACATGCGAGAGTCTTGGCCAAC
Proteins encoded in this region:
- the TMEM220 gene encoding transmembrane protein 220; translated protein: MAARLWRLCNLLMAAFFGLAAAVQVNDPDAGLWTVVYLVPAALTLLVSINPSITDNGVWRSLCDLHSAGCVVGTIALACSLFAYAQGNIFHEEEGRELFGLVIITIWMSLCRSSAKSPLGGARLVAAVVVALFPFVSWLYVYVNKDMRESWPTHCKTVI